The DNA sequence CGGCTCGCCGATCACGCCGGTGGAGGCCAGGAACACCTCCGAAGGCTTGCAGCCGATCGCCTTGGCCGCTGCCTCGGCGGTGGCGACCGCGCCGTCATGGCCCTTCTTGCCGGTGAAGGCGTTGGCGTTGCCGGAATTCACCAGCACCGCGCGGCCCCTGCCGTCCGCCAGATTGGCGCGGCACCATTCGACCGGCGCCGAGGCGGTCAGCGACTTGGTCAGCGTGCCCGCGACCGTGGTGCCGGGCGCCAGCTCCGCCAGGAACACGTCGGTGCGACCCTTGTAGCGCACGCCAGCCTCGGCAGAGGCCAGGGTGACGCCGGCAATTGACGGCATGTCCGGAAAACGGGCCGGGGCCAGGGGGGAAACCTTCAGCGCCACGATGATCCTCTCCCTCTAACTAGCTGCTGCTTATTTCGGCTGGGTCTGCTGCGGCGGCAGCGGCTGGCCGTCCATGCTGAACCGCTCGATGGTCGCCTTGGCGCGCAGTTCCGCCAGGATGTGGCGGGCTTCCTGCTCGGCCAGCTCGGCGCGAATCTGCTCGCTGGCCTGCTCCAGGCTGGGCGGGGCAACGTCGCGACGGTCGGCGACCTTGATCACATGCCAGCCGAACTGCGACTTCACCGGCTCCTTGCTGTAGGCGCCGGGCGCCAGCTCGAAGGCGGCGGCGGAGAATTCCGGCACCATCTGCTCGGCAGTGAAATAGCCGAGGTCGCCGCCATTGGCGGCACCGGGATCGATCGACTTTTCCTTGGCCAGCGCCGCGAAGTCGGCACCCTTGTCGAGTTCGCGCACGATGTCCTTCGCCGTCGCCTCGTCCGAGACCAGGATATGGCTGGCCCGGATTTCCTCGGCCTTCGGCATCTCGGCGCGCAGCTTTTCGTATTCCGCCTTGACCTTGTCCTCGCTGATCGCCGCTTCCAGCTTCTCGGTCAGGTACTGTTCCTGGATCAGCTGGTCGCGATAGCGCTCGACGCGGCGCTTCACCTCCGGGTTCTCGGCCATGCCGGCGGCCTTGGCCTCGCGCTGCAGCAGCTCGCCGTCGATGGCGCGCTCCAGCAAGGCCGGGAACAGCATCTGCAGCGGAATGTCGCGGTACTGCTGCGGCAGGGTCGCGACCAGCGCGGCGATATCGCTCTGCCGGATCTTCGTGCCATCGACGCTGGCGACAATCGGGTCCGCCTCGCCGGCGGCGGCAGGCTGTTGCGCCAGGGCCGGAACGGCGACCGCGCCAATGAGCGCGCCCAGAAGGGCGCCTGTGACGGCGGGGGCGAAGGATCGAAGGGGATGGCGCATGGCTGTCTCGTTTCCTGTTCTGGTCCGGTTTTAACGCGTGCGGGCGGACCCGTTATTGTGCCGCCTGCCGGCGGCGCGGGGGGACAGTAGCGCAGCCCGCCGGGCGGCGGAAGGCGCTTTCCTGTCCAGTCATATGGAGCCCTGCATAGCAGAAAGGAAGCCGCCCTGCGACCGCGCGGAGCTCTGCTCCGGGGGCGGCAGCGTTGACAGTATTTGACGATGCCCCTATCTGTCAGCCACGCAGGCTCCCTTCTTTCTTCATGTACACCCCGAGGTTTCCCATGTTCGGCGCCATCGCCAGAAGCTTGTTCGGCTCATCGAACGACCGCGTGGTCAAGCGCCTGCGCAAGAAGGTCGAGGCGATCAACGCGCTGGAGGCGGAGCATCAGGCCCTGTCGGACGAGGCGCTGCGCGGCCGCACCGAGGAGTTCCGCAAGCGGCTGAACGAGGGTGCCACGCTGGACGACATCCTGCCCGAAGCCTTCGCCACGGTGCGCGAGGCGGCAAAGCGCACGCTGGGCCTGCGGCCCTTCGACGTGCAGCTGATGGGCGGCATGGTGCTGCATGAGGGCATGATCAGCGAGATGAAGACCGGCGAGGGCAAGACGCTGGTCGCCACGCTGCCGGTCTATCTTAATGCGCTGTCGGGCAAGGGTGTGCATGTCGTCACGGTGAACGATTATCTGGCAAGCCGCGATGCCGCCTGGATGGGTCGGGTCTATAATTTCCTCGGCCTGTCGGTCGGCGTCATCAAGCATGGCATCGAGGAGGATGACCGCCGCGCCGCCTATGCCGCCGACATCACCTACGGCACCAACAACGAATTCGGCTTCGACTATCTGCGCGACAATATGAAGTTCCGGCTGGAGGACATGGTCCAGCGCGACTTCAACTTCGCCATCGTTGACGAGGTGGACTCGATCCTGGTGGACGAGGCGCGCACGCCGCTGATCATCTCCGGCCCGGCCGAGGATTCCTCGGAACTGTATCGTGCGATGAACGCGCTGATTCCGAACCTGACCGCCGAGGATTACGAGAAGGACGAGAAGCAGCGCGCGGTCACCCTGACCGAGGTTGGCACGGAGAAGATGGAGCAGCTGCTGCGCGAGGCCGGCATGCTGACCCAGGGCGATCTCTACGATATCCACAATGTCACGCTGGTTCATCACATGAACCAGGCCTTGCGCGCCCACCAGCTGTTCCAGCGCGATGTCGATTACATCGTGAAGAATGACAAGCTGGTCATCATCGACGAATTCACCGGCCGCATGATGGAAGGCCGGCGCTATTCCGAAGGGCTGCATCAGGCGCTGGAAGCCAAGGAAGGCGTGACCATCCAGCAGGAAAACCAGACGCTGGCCTCGATCACCTTCCAGAATTATTTCCGGCTCTATCCGAAGCTGGCCGGCATGACCGGCACGGCGATGACCGAAGCGGCGGAGTTTGCCGAGATCTACGGGCTCGAAGTGGTCGAGATGCCGACCAACGTGCCGATGGCCCGCAAGGACCATGATGACGAGGTCTATCGCAGCCAGCGCGAGAAGTTCGACGGCATCATCGAGCTGGTCCGGGAATGCCAGGCGCGCAAGCAGCCGGTGCTGGTCGGCACGGTCTCCATCGAGAAGTCGGAAATGCTGTCCGAGGCGCTGAAGGCCAAGGGCATCCCGCATGAGGTGCTGAACGCGCGCTATCACGAGCAGGAAGCCTCGATCATCTCGCAGGCCGGTCGTCCCGGCGCGGTCACCATCGCCACCAACATGGCCGGCCGCGGCACCGACATCCAGCTGGGCGGCAATCTGGAGATGGCGCTGGCGCTGCGCCTGCAGGGCGTCGAGGACGAGGCGGAGATCGCCCGCATCACCGAACAGGTGAAGGCGGAAATCGGGGAAGGCCAGCGCATCGTGAAGGAGGCCGGCGGCCTCTATGTCGTCGGCACCGAGCGGCATGAGAGCCGCCGCATCGACAACCAGCTGCGCGGCCGTTCCGGCCGTCAGGGCGATCCCGGCGCCTCCAAATTCTTCCTGGCGCTCGACGATGATCTGATGCGCATCTTCGGGTCCGAGCGGATGGACGGCATGCTTCAGAAGCTGGGGCTGAAGGAAGGCGAGGCCATCGTCCACCCCTGGATCAACAAGGCGCTGGAGAAGGCGCAGCAGAAGGTCGAGGCGCGCAACTTCGAAATCCGCAAGCAGCTGCTGAAATACGACGATGTGATGAATGACCAGCGCAAGGTCATTTACGAGCAGCGCAAGGAGATCATGCGCGCCAAGGAGGTGCAGCAGATCATTCTCGATATGCGCCACGAGGTGGTGGAAGACCTCGTCGCGTCCTGCATCCCGGCCAATGCCTATGCCGAGCAGTGGGATATCGAGCGGCTGCATCAGGAAGTAGGCCGCTTGTTCAACCTCGACCTGCCGATCGCGGACTGGGCCAAGGAAGAGGGCATCGCCGACCAGGAGATCCAGGACCGCATTATCGATGCGGTGGACCGCAAGATGGCGGAGAAGGTCGCCAATTACGGCGCCGACATCATGCGCATGGCGGAAAAGAGCCTGCTGCTGCAGATCCTCGACCAGTGCTGGAAGGATCACCTGCTGCAGCTCGACCATCTGCGCCAGGGCGTGTCGCTGCGCGCCTATGCGCAGAAGGACCCGCTGAACGAGTACAAGCGCGAGGCCTTCCTGCTGTTCGACGGGCTGCTGAGCCGGCTGCGCGAGACCGTTGTCTCGGTGCTGGCCCATGTCGAGATGCGTGTGAACCGGCCGGAGGATCTGCAGCCGCAACCGCAGGAAATGCATGAGACGCGGCATGACCCGGCGCTGGACGAGACGGTCGGTGCCAATGGCGAGCCGGCCCCCGGCGGGTTTGCCGGCGGTGCCGAGCCCGGCCGCCGCATGGCCGCCGCGGCGGTCGATCCGAACGACCCGAGCACCTGGGGCAAGGTCCAGCGTAACGCGCCCTGCCCGTGCGGTTCCGGCAAGAAGTTCAAGCACTGCCACGGGCAGTTCGCCTGAGGCCGGTATCGGGGTAGTCAGATTCGCGCAGAATCAGAATCGCACGAATCCGTCAAGTTTTTTCTTGATTATGTTTAAGGGAAAATTAATACTGATTTGTCGATAGGCAACCCAGAACGGGGGCGCAAGGTGTTGGTGCCGTCAGTAGCGACGTTG is a window from the Oceanibaculum indicum P24 genome containing:
- a CDS encoding bifunctional ornithine acetyltransferase/N-acetylglutamate synthase; protein product: MALKVSPLAPARFPDMPSIAGVTLASAEAGVRYKGRTDVFLAELAPGTTVAGTLTKSLTASAPVEWCRANLADGRGRAVLVNSGNANAFTGKKGHDGAVATAEAAAKAIGCKPSEVFLASTGVIGEP
- a CDS encoding peptidylprolyl isomerase, with translation MRHPLRSFAPAVTGALLGALIGAVAVPALAQQPAAAGEADPIVASVDGTKIRQSDIAALVATLPQQYRDIPLQMLFPALLERAIDGELLQREAKAAGMAENPEVKRRVERYRDQLIQEQYLTEKLEAAISEDKVKAEYEKLRAEMPKAEEIRASHILVSDEATAKDIVRELDKGADFAALAKEKSIDPGAANGGDLGYFTAEQMVPEFSAAAFELAPGAYSKEPVKSQFGWHVIKVADRRDVAPPSLEQASEQIRAELAEQEARHILAELRAKATIERFSMDGQPLPPQQTQPK
- the secA gene encoding preprotein translocase subunit SecA translates to MFGAIARSLFGSSNDRVVKRLRKKVEAINALEAEHQALSDEALRGRTEEFRKRLNEGATLDDILPEAFATVREAAKRTLGLRPFDVQLMGGMVLHEGMISEMKTGEGKTLVATLPVYLNALSGKGVHVVTVNDYLASRDAAWMGRVYNFLGLSVGVIKHGIEEDDRRAAYAADITYGTNNEFGFDYLRDNMKFRLEDMVQRDFNFAIVDEVDSILVDEARTPLIISGPAEDSSELYRAMNALIPNLTAEDYEKDEKQRAVTLTEVGTEKMEQLLREAGMLTQGDLYDIHNVTLVHHMNQALRAHQLFQRDVDYIVKNDKLVIIDEFTGRMMEGRRYSEGLHQALEAKEGVTIQQENQTLASITFQNYFRLYPKLAGMTGTAMTEAAEFAEIYGLEVVEMPTNVPMARKDHDDEVYRSQREKFDGIIELVRECQARKQPVLVGTVSIEKSEMLSEALKAKGIPHEVLNARYHEQEASIISQAGRPGAVTIATNMAGRGTDIQLGGNLEMALALRLQGVEDEAEIARITEQVKAEIGEGQRIVKEAGGLYVVGTERHESRRIDNQLRGRSGRQGDPGASKFFLALDDDLMRIFGSERMDGMLQKLGLKEGEAIVHPWINKALEKAQQKVEARNFEIRKQLLKYDDVMNDQRKVIYEQRKEIMRAKEVQQIILDMRHEVVEDLVASCIPANAYAEQWDIERLHQEVGRLFNLDLPIADWAKEEGIADQEIQDRIIDAVDRKMAEKVANYGADIMRMAEKSLLLQILDQCWKDHLLQLDHLRQGVSLRAYAQKDPLNEYKREAFLLFDGLLSRLRETVVSVLAHVEMRVNRPEDLQPQPQEMHETRHDPALDETVGANGEPAPGGFAGGAEPGRRMAAAAVDPNDPSTWGKVQRNAPCPCGSGKKFKHCHGQFA